From Haloplanus rubicundus, one genomic window encodes:
- a CDS encoding AI-2E family transporter has protein sequence MNLSKGFLLALVATLLVLSTMLIQPFLQYVLGAVLLAYVLYPLQIRLEAYVSPMVAALSLVVLAVAGFVAPFVVVLATVVDSADRILQNFDTDPVQIEVIESRLEELTGQEVDITGELVSSGREIGTIVFERSTQAFGTITFHLIGIALALFLVYYLLKDRDDLVNWLHRTVPLPMDSQRALYTEINDVMWGVLFGHVFVAIVQGVVAGAGLVVTGVPNAVFWTAVMIVLAMVPIVGAIPVWGGAVVYLYLTNEPLLAVGLFVYSVIVVGLTDDYLRPFAVDRYAKLNPAVILLGILGGAYAFGIMGLFFGPVVLGALKAALRVGLENWSRLDERDIG, from the coding sequence GTGAACCTCAGCAAGGGGTTTCTCCTCGCCCTCGTCGCCACCCTCCTCGTTCTATCGACCATGCTGATCCAGCCGTTTCTCCAGTACGTTCTCGGTGCCGTCCTCCTCGCCTACGTGCTCTATCCACTGCAGATCCGTCTCGAAGCGTACGTATCGCCGATGGTAGCCGCCCTCTCGCTCGTGGTCCTGGCAGTTGCCGGATTCGTCGCACCGTTCGTAGTCGTCCTCGCGACTGTCGTGGATAGTGCCGACCGGATCCTCCAGAACTTCGACACTGACCCAGTGCAGATCGAGGTGATCGAATCCCGGCTCGAGGAACTCACCGGACAAGAGGTCGATATCACAGGCGAACTCGTCAGCTCAGGGCGGGAAATCGGGACGATCGTATTCGAACGGTCGACCCAAGCGTTCGGGACGATCACCTTCCACCTCATCGGGATCGCGTTAGCACTCTTTCTCGTCTACTACCTTCTCAAAGACCGCGACGACTTGGTTAACTGGCTCCACCGAACGGTCCCCCTCCCAATGGACAGCCAGCGCGCGCTCTACACCGAGATTAACGACGTGATGTGGGGCGTTCTCTTCGGACACGTCTTCGTCGCCATCGTCCAGGGGGTCGTCGCTGGAGCCGGGCTCGTCGTTACTGGCGTTCCCAATGCGGTGTTCTGGACGGCCGTTATGATCGTTCTCGCGATGGTTCCGATCGTCGGTGCGATCCCCGTCTGGGGTGGGGCGGTGGTCTACCTGTATCTCACGAACGAACCGCTACTCGCCGTCGGATTATTCGTCTACAGCGTCATCGTAGTTGGGCTCACCGACGACTATCTCCGTCCATTCGCCGTCGACAGGTACGCGAAGCTCAATCCTGCCGTCATCCTCCTCGGTATCCTCGGCGGGGCGTACGCATTCGGGATTATGGGACTGTTCTTCGGTCCCGTCGTCCTCGGGGCACTCAAAGCCGCTCTCCGAGTCGGCTTGGAAAACTGGTCCCGGCTCGACGAGAGAGACATCGGCTGA
- a CDS encoding amphi-Trp domain-containing protein, with product MPEEVLFQSEGSQSRSEIASYLRRVANKLDAGDDITLTAGEQSVTMTPPAQPTFEVKAEREGPTDSPGELSIEFEIEWAEDGEDGNAESGGELEIE from the coding sequence ATGCCTGAAGAAGTCCTCTTTCAGTCAGAGGGATCCCAAAGTCGATCGGAGATCGCGTCGTATCTTCGTCGAGTCGCAAACAAACTCGATGCCGGTGACGATATCACCCTGACCGCTGGCGAACAGTCAGTGACAATGACACCCCCTGCCCAACCGACGTTCGAGGTGAAAGCCGAGCGCGAGGGACCGACCGATAGTCCTGGTGAGCTGAGTATCGAGTTCGAGATCGAGTGGGCTGAAGATGGAGAAGACGGGAACGCCGAAAGCGGTGGCGAGTTAGAAATCGAGTGA
- a CDS encoding universal stress protein, with protein MASVDEVLVAYDGTPLSEKALAHALDVYSDASITVLHVIDYIEESYTAKALVGDETLRKRAQERSAELLAEAEAKADEHDRVVKTESEIGKSADEILEYADTHGIDVIVIGSHGRSGIARMLMGSVAETVMKRASVPVTVVR; from the coding sequence ATGGCCTCCGTCGACGAGGTGCTCGTTGCGTACGATGGGACCCCGCTCTCGGAGAAGGCGCTGGCGCACGCGCTCGACGTGTACTCGGATGCGTCGATCACTGTCCTCCACGTTATCGACTACATCGAAGAGAGCTACACCGCGAAAGCACTGGTCGGGGACGAAACGCTCCGGAAACGGGCCCAGGAACGATCGGCAGAACTGCTCGCCGAGGCCGAGGCGAAGGCAGACGAGCACGACCGGGTAGTTAAGACGGAAAGCGAGATTGGCAAGTCCGCAGACGAGATCCTCGAGTACGCGGACACACACGGCATCGACGTGATCGTCATCGGAAGCCACGGACGCTCGGGTATTGCTCGAATGCTCATGGGTTCGGTCGCTGAAACGGTGATGAAGCGTGCATCAGTGCCTGTGACTGTCGTCAGGTGA
- a CDS encoding sodium:phosphate symporter: MDSNVDEILTRGRESGPLVVGAFVSLLLFLFAVQLLGASTAAAAAPLERFFRRYVAGGGQALGASWLATYVLTNGSVVAALSVSLFKTGILTASQLFLMLAGSRLGGAAIVLLIGALDYFQKRRYSFSEATELGILTFLLSHSIYVPATVFGYLLLPRLQTGFGGVSDRIELSFDPLEVFNPVTGAVVDTVGVGLALVVAVLVLFGSLTLFDRVLKRIDTEWLRKRFFRRFQHKWTSFGLGVLITGVTTSVAFSLGVVVPLYNRNYIKRQEIVPYVLGANIGTFFDTVAIAVLLESPQGVAIVLSLVAVGTIITVGTLVRFSTYFLAIETIQNRLVTNRRYLTGFLISLVVLPILLLLLPI; this comes from the coding sequence GTGGATTCGAACGTCGACGAGATACTGACACGAGGGCGTGAATCCGGCCCGTTAGTCGTTGGCGCTTTCGTCTCTTTGCTCCTGTTCCTGTTCGCGGTTCAGTTGCTTGGTGCGTCCACAGCGGCCGCGGCCGCTCCGCTCGAACGGTTCTTCAGGCGATACGTCGCCGGGGGTGGCCAAGCTCTGGGTGCAAGCTGGCTCGCCACGTACGTGCTCACCAACGGATCAGTAGTAGCGGCCCTGTCCGTCTCGCTGTTCAAGACCGGGATCCTCACGGCCTCACAGTTGTTCCTGATGCTCGCTGGCTCACGCCTCGGGGGCGCGGCTATCGTACTCCTGATAGGGGCTCTGGACTACTTCCAGAAGCGGCGCTATTCGTTCAGCGAGGCGACTGAGTTGGGGATACTGACGTTCCTCCTGTCCCACTCGATTTATGTGCCGGCGACCGTCTTCGGGTATCTCCTGTTGCCGAGACTCCAGACGGGATTCGGGGGCGTCAGTGACCGGATCGAACTCTCGTTTGATCCACTGGAGGTATTCAATCCGGTGACGGGAGCCGTTGTCGATACCGTCGGCGTGGGTCTGGCACTCGTGGTGGCCGTTCTCGTGCTGTTCGGCAGCCTCACGCTCTTCGACCGGGTGCTCAAACGGATCGACACCGAATGGCTCCGAAAGCGGTTCTTTCGTCGATTTCAGCACAAGTGGACCTCGTTCGGACTCGGTGTCCTCATTACCGGTGTGACGACCAGCGTTGCGTTCTCGCTGGGGGTGGTCGTCCCCCTCTACAATCGTAACTACATCAAACGGCAGGAGATCGTTCCCTACGTTCTGGGGGCGAATATCGGCACCTTCTTCGACACGGTTGCGATCGCCGTACTGCTGGAATCCCCACAGGGCGTGGCTATCGTGCTCTCACTCGTGGCCGTCGGAACGATCATAACGGTCGGAACACTGGTTCGATTCTCGACGTACTTCCTAGCTATCGAGACAATCCAAAACCGACTCGTTACCAACCGTCGGTACCTGACTGGGTTTCTCATCTCCTTGGTTGTCCTCCCGATACTTCTGCTCCTGCTTCCGATCTAG
- a CDS encoding APC family permease, with product MSELRRELGLLEAVVYGVGLILGAGIYAILGEATGVTGGSIVISFLLAALIASLTGLSYAELASLFPKAEGDYIYVHEAFDRKLISDMTALGRLFMGVISSAAVALAFSGYLSAFVDVPSIPIAILLVVVMTGINFWGIDLSTKINVLFTGIEVAGLVIIIWIASGSWGNAEILHAPNGAFGVIHAGFLIFFAYLGFGSIVNLSEETEDATVTIPRAIIFSIGITTLLYVLVGLSAVALVDWRVLGRSASPLAEVARVGWGPLGSTVLGAIALFSTTNTVLILQISTSRLFYGVSKSEYHVFPEMFSRVHSSRQTPHYAVVVIGLLTIPFIFLGDIGLVAGLANLMLLIVFVLVNAALLKLRYSRPDLERGFRTPLNVGQLSITAVAGLLSSLGLIAFYVLTW from the coding sequence ATGTCAGAATTACGTCGCGAACTCGGACTCCTCGAAGCCGTCGTCTACGGCGTTGGCCTGATTCTCGGGGCTGGCATTTACGCGATTCTCGGCGAGGCAACTGGCGTGACCGGCGGCTCGATCGTGATTTCGTTTCTGCTGGCCGCCCTGATCGCGTCATTAACGGGACTGAGCTATGCCGAGCTCGCCTCGCTGTTCCCGAAAGCGGAAGGTGATTATATCTACGTTCACGAGGCGTTCGACCGCAAACTCATTTCAGACATGACAGCGCTCGGCCGCCTGTTCATGGGCGTCATCTCGTCCGCAGCGGTGGCATTGGCCTTCTCGGGCTATCTCTCTGCCTTCGTTGATGTTCCATCGATCCCAATCGCCATTCTCCTCGTCGTCGTTATGACTGGTATCAACTTCTGGGGCATCGACCTCTCCACCAAAATAAACGTCCTCTTCACCGGGATCGAGGTCGCCGGACTGGTGATAATCATCTGGATTGCGAGTGGTTCATGGGGGAACGCCGAGATCCTCCACGCTCCGAACGGCGCATTCGGCGTCATCCACGCGGGGTTTCTGATTTTCTTCGCCTATCTCGGCTTCGGATCGATCGTAAACCTGTCCGAAGAGACCGAGGATGCGACTGTGACGATCCCACGTGCGATTATCTTCTCTATCGGTATCACGACACTCCTGTACGTACTCGTTGGGTTATCGGCGGTCGCGCTGGTTGACTGGCGCGTCTTGGGCCGTTCGGCGTCGCCGCTGGCAGAGGTTGCCCGGGTCGGCTGGGGACCACTCGGGTCAACAGTGCTCGGCGCAATCGCTCTCTTCTCGACGACAAACACTGTACTCATCCTCCAGATCTCGACCTCGCGTCTGTTCTACGGCGTGTCGAAATCGGAGTACCACGTGTTCCCGGAGATGTTCTCTCGCGTGCACTCGTCCCGTCAAACACCCCACTATGCAGTGGTGGTAATCGGACTCCTCACGATTCCATTCATTTTCCTCGGCGATATCGGACTCGTGGCAGGATTGGCCAACCTCATGCTATTGATCGTCTTCGTGCTGGTGAATGCCGCGTTGCTGAAACTCCGGTATTCACGGCCAGATCTGGAACGGGGGTTTCGAACGCCGCTTAACGTCGGCCAACTGTCGATCACGGCGGTTGCAGGGCTTCTTTCGTCTCTCGGGCTGATCGCGTTCTACGTACTCACGTGGTAA
- a CDS encoding CBS domain-containing protein: MLGPEVGFYEAAQVMSENGVRRLPVCDESDELVGIITADDLTGLLADENQQPASVIRAQRPAYYIQP, from the coding sequence GTGCTTGGTCCCGAGGTTGGCTTTTACGAGGCGGCACAGGTGATGAGCGAGAATGGCGTACGTCGCCTACCCGTCTGCGACGAAAGCGACGAACTTGTCGGGATAATCACCGCCGACGACCTGACCGGACTACTCGCCGACGAAAACCAGCAGCCGGCGTCGGTCATCCGAGCGCAACGGCCCGCATACTACATTCAGCCTTGA
- a CDS encoding universal stress protein → MYDQILVPTDGSDGTRGAVEHAIDLATTYDAALHTIYVVDTTVGTDASIPGTFDALEEAGENAIDEVIQQAEAAGVDTIEGVVAQGAPHQAILDYVDEHDIDLVVMGTHGRTGLDRYLLGSVTEKVVRLSDAPVLTVRMPAESADDSS, encoded by the coding sequence ATGTATGACCAGATATTGGTCCCGACGGATGGAAGTGACGGGACGCGTGGCGCAGTTGAGCACGCAATTGATCTTGCAACTACCTATGACGCCGCACTCCATACGATCTATGTCGTCGACACGACCGTCGGTACTGATGCCTCGATTCCCGGAACGTTTGACGCTCTCGAAGAGGCGGGTGAGAACGCGATTGATGAGGTGATCCAGCAAGCAGAGGCAGCTGGTGTGGACACGATCGAAGGTGTGGTGGCACAGGGAGCGCCCCACCAAGCCATTCTCGATTACGTCGACGAACACGACATCGATCTCGTCGTGATGGGGACGCATGGCCGCACGGGTCTGGATCGATATCTCCTCGGTAGCGTCACGGAAAAGGTCGTCCGGCTCTCCGATGCTCCGGTATTGACGGTTCGTATGCCCGCTGAATCCGCTGATGATTCTTCGTAA
- a CDS encoding YihY/virulence factor BrkB family protein, which translates to MDRFRESIMFVRVVWRRIREENVTFMAGSIAYQAFISLVPLLVLTLFVLSVVGKEQFAARLTTTLDAALAPNVAPIVSAAFQLNPTAGTSIVGMITLLWGSFRVFRGLDMAFSEIYGTQQETTLISQILDGAVALISLIGALFAMTLATTIFVALNVPYIGVVTPLLLFAGLLIAFFPMYWRFPNTDISIGETVPGVFVAAVGWAILQAVFETYVVFVGRLDTASLLGAILLLLLWLYLGSFLLLVGAVVNAVVASVRSPTSAISSNTSSDRVP; encoded by the coding sequence ATGGACCGTTTTCGAGAATCTATCATGTTTGTTCGAGTTGTCTGGCGGCGGATACGTGAAGAGAACGTGACGTTCATGGCTGGTAGTATCGCCTACCAAGCGTTCATTTCGCTCGTTCCGTTACTGGTTCTCACTCTTTTCGTCCTCTCGGTGGTCGGGAAAGAGCAGTTCGCTGCTCGGCTCACTACCACCCTTGATGCGGCACTTGCTCCGAATGTGGCGCCGATCGTCTCGGCGGCATTTCAGTTAAATCCGACCGCCGGCACCTCTATTGTTGGCATGATCACCCTGCTGTGGGGATCGTTCCGTGTGTTTCGCGGACTCGATATGGCGTTTTCGGAAATCTATGGTACCCAACAAGAGACCACGTTGATTAGTCAGATTCTGGACGGAGCTGTCGCGTTAATTTCCCTCATCGGTGCGCTGTTCGCCATGACGCTCGCCACGACGATATTTGTGGCACTGAACGTTCCGTATATCGGTGTCGTAACGCCGCTCCTGCTTTTTGCAGGGTTGCTAATCGCGTTCTTTCCGATGTACTGGCGGTTCCCGAATACAGACATATCGATAGGGGAGACAGTTCCCGGAGTGTTCGTCGCCGCGGTCGGGTGGGCCATCCTTCAGGCGGTTTTCGAGACGTATGTCGTGTTTGTCGGCCGACTCGATACTGCAAGCCTCCTTGGGGCGATTCTGCTCCTGCTCTTATGGTTGTATCTCGGCAGTTTCCTTCTGCTCGTCGGAGCGGTTGTCAACGCCGTCGTGGCGTCTGTCCGTTCACCGACCTCAGCGATCAGTTCCAACACTTCATCGGACAGAGTCCCGTAA
- a CDS encoding UPF0175 family protein, producing MARITGSYPDDLDLLIEDAVEACVFGGKSDALREFVREYFEEHENESIAAAVALYERERITLGDAARLADADRWTMRDILREHGVELQLGVADEEDADYEAEAATEFDFDVESAGDEASRSQ from the coding sequence ATGGCACGAATCACTGGATCGTATCCAGACGACCTTGACCTCCTCATCGAGGATGCTGTCGAGGCTTGTGTGTTCGGGGGCAAGAGCGATGCGTTGCGGGAGTTCGTGCGTGAATACTTCGAGGAACACGAAAACGAGTCCATTGCAGCTGCGGTCGCCCTCTACGAACGCGAGCGGATCACGCTCGGTGATGCTGCGAGACTCGCTGATGCCGACCGTTGGACGATGCGTGATATCCTCCGTGAGCACGGTGTCGAACTCCAGCTCGGGGTCGCAGATGAGGAAGATGCGGATTACGAGGCGGAGGCGGCGACGGAATTCGATTTTGATGTCGAGTCTGCTGGTGACGAGGCGTCGCGCTCGCAATGA
- a CDS encoding MarR family transcriptional regulator, whose translation MSIDRDTFENTSEEELEELSVPDQVLGFLVANENRAFKAREIASQIGIDEGAVSTALSRLKDRDLVEHKATYWAITDDTERLEGYSGYERATALFNKQLGTEDKESWREHAPSESHPSVEDE comes from the coding sequence ATGTCTATCGACCGAGACACGTTCGAGAACACGAGCGAGGAGGAACTTGAAGAGCTCTCCGTGCCTGATCAAGTCCTTGGATTTCTCGTCGCCAATGAGAATCGGGCGTTCAAGGCCCGCGAAATCGCCTCTCAGATTGGCATTGACGAGGGCGCGGTCAGCACTGCTCTCTCGCGATTGAAGGATCGTGATCTCGTCGAACACAAGGCAACGTACTGGGCGATCACCGACGACACCGAGCGACTCGAAGGATACAGCGGCTACGAACGGGCGACTGCTCTGTTCAACAAGCAACTCGGCACCGAAGACAAGGAGTCTTGGCGCGAACACGCGCCCAGCGAGTCACATCCGAGTGTTGAGGATGAATAG